The genomic interval AACTTGTTGAAAGATGCATCTCTGTCTTCGGAAGATATGCGAAAAAGAGAAGTTCATAGTGGAATGAGATCGTTAGGAGTATGCCTTGGATTAGTCGTCTaagaggtggatatcaagtaaatctagaAGTTGTACATGTGATGTCAATTTTGAATTCAAGTCTCCATTGTGCATCAAATGACAAGCATGAGATTAATACTAGAAGTGATCAGAACTATTCATCTTCCTCTAATTAACATTGGTCCTAACATTGACGACTAAATATTCATTCCATTTAAGATTCAAACTCTCAGCTTTTTATTGCTCCTCTAAATCTTTATCAAATATTACACCAATAACATtactaatttaaatatttattaataagtATCTGTATAAACATTATTAAGCTAATAATTTCCATTGTTCAAAATAAAAATGGATATGCATACCTCTTCAGTACAATATTGGTAGAATTTCAAGCCCATAAAAGGCAAGTGACTTTAATTACagagaaataattaaaattattggcAGAATAAAATTTTTCATCACTTTCTAATTACAATCTTAAATTTCTATCAAATATTAAAACCTTCTAATTTATATAAATGGCCCTCTAATATAagtaataatttagttaattccaATATTAATAGATGTGATTAATGAAATAATTAAGGTTAATCATGATCCAATGGTACTTGAAACCAAACACGGTAACTTCATATTGATTAATTATACATGATCATAAGAGCAAACTATACTTCAGTGAGGCGGGCAACTCGATCGAGCACAACTCGACATACCTCTGCCATGGTCATCCATTTGAAATTTTCCCTCTACTTAAAAGTTTAAGCACAAATTGCACAACGACTGCGCGCGCGACCAATCTATGAAAATTGAAGTGAGCTAGTAAATGTTTGGCCGAATGCCCAATTCGATGGCACGATGTCGTTGAAAACTAGGGTTTGGCCGTCGGTAGTGGTGACACGGAAGGAGATAGATTGGCCGTCCAAGTAGGCATTGGCTTGCCAATTCGCCCCCCAATTCCTCGACATCACTATCCATCCGGTGCTCGATCGGCCCTTGATCGACAATGATTGCACAGACCCACTGCCACCCACATTGGTCACGAGCACGAGCTCGAAGTAGTCGTGCCCGTTGATCGTGAACCGGACTCCCCCTTGCTTTACACATGGCACTCTACAATTCGTCAGAGTGGAAGTcgatatttaatttaaaaattacataaacaaagtaaataaataaaaattaatatcgAACCTTTGGAAGAGGACAGGGATGATGCCGGCGCGATAGATGCCGATCTTCTCCCAGGCAGGCTGGGCCATGTCGAAGTGCTGACGCGGTGGGTTGCACCAACCGCCGTCGTCGCTGGGGAGATCGTAAGTCGGCGGGCAGAAGTTGGTGGCGGTGACGGTGACGGAGGGGCCGCCGGGGAGGCACCATTGAGGGTCCGCCTCGGAGTCGCAGGTGATCCTGTAGCACTGCCCGCACGACGCGCCGTCGCCGAACAGCGCCGTGCTCAGCGCCGCGGTGTTCGTGCCGTACCCTGTCGAATACAAGTTGCCGTACCCGCACGCTCCGTCTGAAATTGAACCCATAATTAATAGACACTTCGTTATACGAGAATCAAATGTCTCTTAACTAGGATTTCATACTTGTTATCGTAGTTACAGTAGCTATAATTCATAgttattaaaacttaaatattattaaataagatAAATCTATATTATAACAGTTATAAAATCGTAAGTACTATAATGTAAATATAATTGAACAGATCAAATCTATTCAGAATTTAATATGTGTCAAGAGGGCTCTTTGATGATTAAAAATAAATGTTCTTTCGATTTTAAACCAAATAGTAAATGGAAAAAGAATATACTATATATTGTTCTTTCATTTGCACCTGTAAGTAGTAAACGGCCATAAAA from Zingiber officinale cultivar Zhangliang chromosome 6B, Zo_v1.1, whole genome shotgun sequence carries:
- the LOC121990341 gene encoding expansin-A11-like, whose amino-acid sequence is MKLAGGSVALILLVSSFVAVDGFAASGWTSGSATFYGGSDASGTMDGACGYGNLYSTGYGTNTAALSTALFGDGASCGQCYRITCDSEADPQWCLPGGPSVTVTATNFCPPTYDLPSDDGGWCNPPRQHFDMAQPAWEKIGIYRAGIIPVLFQRVPCVKQGGVRFTINGHDYFELVLVTNVGGSGSVQSLSIKGRSSTGWIVMSRNWGANWQANAYLDGQSISFRVTTTDGQTLVFNDIVPSNWAFGQTFTSSLQFS